The following proteins come from a genomic window of Acetivibrio cellulolyticus CD2:
- a CDS encoding DUF3656 domain-containing U32 family peptidase, which produces MSLDRVELLAPSGDWEAFLAAVENGADAVYLGGKLFNARQFASNFDGERLREAIRYAHVRGVSVYLTMNTLMSDEELSEGVLFLKEAYLAGVDGLIVQDLGFVRLVRSLFPDLPLHASTQMTIYNIDGVKILERIGFERVVLARELSLEEIRDITQNTSAEIEVFVHGALCISYSGQCLMSSIIGGRSGNRGKCAQPCRLPFELVEKESGKVKNIGYKGSYIMSPKDLCSIQILDRLVEAGVKSLKIEGRMKGPEYVGIVSRTYRKYLDRLISEHKKSGRQYSVEDKDIKELTQVFNRGGFSKGYLEGKTGSSMMSYEKPKNWGIYLGNIISYDRASMALKLVLKTDISMGDGIEVWNGEEQSPGTVVTGLEVNGRRVENAKAGEMVSIRSVKGNISKDNKVYKTSDKRLNSDALETISGKFYRKVPINGTLYVKKNELAVLTVKDMMGNYITVNGTVIPEEAVNRPLTKERILEQLNKTGQTPFEFTDVEIVLDENLSMPISEINNIRRSALEQLETKRITPYSRKLSDDFDEKQKSLMYFPGNSRNKDRKLSISACIYKFNDKINYWNLGVDRIYLPFGALLTQKGREIVPNLKGKGMEVYIYIPSITRGNYDNLIKSELDEMLDAGIDGLLVGNMGLLGQEKYMSQFNIVGDYSLNCFNSSSIKQLAELGLNGITLSLELTLSQIKNLADIPEIAKEVVVYGRIPLMTSEYCPVGSIAGGFDSKTKCSGACQKSEYYLKDRMGAQFPVVCDRIDCRSTIFNTNVLLLEEGIDKIKKAGVDMIRLNFTDETSDEMTEIVNMHRALADLGNEALNPYRGLVERIKKHGFTKGHYFRGV; this is translated from the coding sequence ATGAGTTTAGATAGAGTAGAGCTTTTAGCGCCTTCGGGAGATTGGGAGGCATTTTTAGCAGCGGTAGAAAATGGAGCTGATGCAGTTTACCTTGGAGGGAAGTTATTTAATGCAAGGCAATTTGCTTCAAACTTTGATGGTGAGAGGCTGAGAGAAGCGATAAGATACGCTCATGTCAGGGGCGTAAGTGTATACCTTACCATGAATACGCTTATGTCTGATGAGGAACTATCAGAAGGTGTGCTGTTTTTGAAGGAAGCATACCTTGCAGGTGTTGATGGATTAATTGTGCAGGATTTAGGCTTTGTAAGGCTTGTTAGAAGTCTTTTTCCAGACCTTCCGTTGCATGCCAGCACTCAAATGACAATTTACAACATAGATGGAGTTAAAATACTTGAACGAATTGGCTTTGAACGTGTTGTACTGGCAAGGGAACTTTCTTTGGAAGAAATAAGGGATATTACCCAAAATACCTCGGCTGAAATAGAGGTTTTTGTACATGGAGCTTTGTGTATATCGTATTCAGGCCAGTGCCTTATGAGCAGCATAATTGGCGGAAGGAGCGGCAACAGGGGAAAGTGTGCACAACCTTGCAGACTGCCTTTTGAACTTGTGGAAAAAGAATCAGGTAAGGTTAAAAATATTGGATATAAAGGCTCATATATTATGAGCCCTAAGGATTTGTGCAGTATTCAAATACTAGACAGACTTGTTGAAGCCGGAGTTAAATCGTTAAAGATTGAAGGAAGAATGAAAGGCCCGGAGTATGTTGGGATTGTTTCAAGGACATATAGAAAATATCTGGACAGGCTTATTTCAGAGCATAAAAAGTCAGGCAGGCAATATTCCGTGGAAGATAAGGATATAAAGGAACTGACCCAGGTGTTCAATCGGGGAGGTTTTTCAAAAGGATATCTTGAGGGTAAAACCGGCAGCAGCATGATGAGCTATGAAAAGCCAAAAAACTGGGGTATATATTTGGGAAATATTATTTCTTATGACAGGGCTTCAATGGCTTTGAAGTTGGTGCTTAAAACTGATATATCAATGGGCGATGGAATAGAAGTCTGGAATGGAGAGGAGCAAAGCCCTGGCACTGTAGTAACCGGGCTTGAGGTAAATGGCAGAAGGGTTGAGAATGCAAAAGCCGGAGAAATGGTATCAATAAGAAGCGTTAAGGGAAATATATCAAAGGATAACAAGGTATACAAGACCTCGGACAAAAGGCTTAATAGTGATGCACTTGAGACTATTTCCGGAAAGTTTTACAGAAAGGTTCCTATAAATGGAACTCTTTATGTTAAGAAAAATGAACTTGCAGTTTTAACAGTCAAAGATATGATGGGAAATTATATTACCGTAAATGGCACGGTTATACCTGAAGAAGCTGTAAATAGGCCGCTTACAAAAGAAAGAATATTGGAACAGCTCAATAAGACCGGACAGACGCCCTTTGAATTTACAGATGTGGAGATTGTGCTGGACGAAAACCTGTCCATGCCCATAAGTGAGATTAATAATATCAGGCGAAGTGCTTTAGAACAGCTTGAGACAAAAAGGATTACACCATACTCCAGAAAATTGTCGGATGATTTTGATGAAAAACAAAAAAGTCTGATGTATTTCCCGGGAAATAGTCGAAATAAAGATAGGAAATTGTCAATTTCGGCATGCATATATAAATTCAATGATAAAATAAATTATTGGAACCTTGGGGTTGATAGAATTTACTTGCCTTTTGGAGCACTGTTAACTCAAAAAGGGAGAGAAATAGTTCCGAATTTAAAAGGTAAGGGCATGGAAGTTTACATTTACATACCTTCAATAACAAGGGGAAATTATGATAATCTGATCAAATCAGAGCTGGATGAAATGCTGGATGCAGGAATAGATGGTTTACTGGTGGGAAATATGGGGCTCCTGGGGCAGGAAAAATATATGTCCCAATTTAATATTGTAGGAGATTACTCTTTAAACTGTTTTAATAGTTCTTCCATAAAGCAATTAGCTGAATTAGGCTTAAATGGCATTACCTTGTCTCTGGAATTGACACTGAGCCAGATAAAGAATCTTGCCGATATTCCTGAAATTGCAAAAGAGGTAGTAGTTTACGGAAGAATACCTCTAATGACAAGTGAGTATTGCCCTGTAGGCAGTATAGCCGGTGGATTTGACTCAAAGACAAAGTGTAGTGGTGCATGCCAGAAGAGTGAGTATTATTTGAAAGATAGAATGGGTGCACAATTTCCGGTCGTGTGTGATAGGATTGATTGCAGAAGCACAATTTTTAATACCAATGTTTTACTTTTGGAAGAAGGTATTGATAAAATAAAGAAAGCAGGCGTGGATATGATCCGGCTTAATTTCACTGATGAAACTTCTGATGAGATGACCGAGATTGTTAATATGCACAGAGCTTTGGCAGACTTGGGAAATGAAGCGTTAAACCCCTATAGAGGATTAGTTGAGAGAATAAAGAAACATGGGTTTACCAAAGGCCATTATTTTAGAGGAGTATAA
- a CDS encoding alkaline phosphatase family protein has product MKMIFIFIDGFGMGEADSDKNPIYRANTPALDYILKVGKVMATDACLGIPGLPQSATGQTSIFTGINAPEILGRHLHGQPTVSLKRLINKNNLFMELLRRGLKVTNANAYRAEYLNKMLDPKERKFRPSVTTVMTLASGLNCRTVEEYKLGKGVYHDITSKILVEGGYVENTISPEKAAQRLFNISREYDFTMFEHFMTDIIGHKMDMEEAVLEIELLDTFLGALIRFVNLDEDVIFITSDHGNIEDITVKTHTFNKVPTVILGRADRIASVKVETLVDVMPAVLKIFETSI; this is encoded by the coding sequence TTGAAGATGATATTTATATTTATAGATGGATTCGGCATGGGAGAGGCAGATAGCGATAAAAATCCGATTTACAGAGCAAATACACCTGCACTGGATTATATTTTAAAAGTCGGAAAGGTGATGGCTACTGATGCATGCCTAGGCATACCGGGGCTTCCCCAGAGTGCAACAGGGCAGACTAGCATTTTTACAGGGATTAATGCGCCTGAGATTTTAGGAAGGCATCTGCATGGACAGCCTACAGTTTCCTTGAAGAGGCTTATAAATAAAAATAATTTATTTATGGAGCTTCTAAGAAGGGGCTTAAAGGTCACAAATGCCAATGCATATAGAGCTGAATACCTTAATAAGATGCTTGATCCTAAAGAAAGGAAATTCAGGCCATCAGTAACTACAGTTATGACACTTGCCAGTGGTTTAAACTGTAGAACGGTGGAAGAATATAAATTGGGGAAAGGCGTGTACCATGACATAACCAGTAAAATTCTGGTGGAAGGGGGCTATGTTGAAAACACCATTTCACCTGAGAAAGCAGCTCAAAGACTTTTTAATATAAGCAGGGAATATGATTTTACCATGTTTGAACATTTCATGACAGATATCATAGGGCATAAAATGGATATGGAAGAGGCGGTTTTGGAGATTGAGCTTCTTGACACCTTTTTGGGGGCTTTAATAAGATTTGTCAATCTGGATGAAGATGTTATTTTTATTACCAGTGATCATGGTAATATTGAGGATATTACAGTAAAAACGCATACATTTAATAAGGTTCCAACGGTGATACTAGGTAGAGCAGATAGAATTGCTTCAGTAAAAGTTGAAACGTTGGTAGATGTGATGCCGGCAGTATTAAAGATTTTTGAAACGTCAATATAG
- a CDS encoding cell division protein ZapA, with protein MAERNKVEVRIGGKDYTLVGVESEEYMQKVALYIDKKMNEIMRINNKLSTSMASVLSAINVADDYFKAYENVINLNKDLKAANEEIERLKEENRRLTNENAIVSNKNTNFQLELAKREAELSEVRNSLDKITNARL; from the coding sequence GTGGCGGAGAGAAACAAGGTGGAGGTCAGAATTGGCGGAAAAGACTACACTTTGGTGGGTGTCGAGTCTGAGGAATATATGCAGAAGGTTGCTCTGTATATTGACAAAAAAATGAATGAGATAATGCGGATTAACAACAAGCTCAGCACTTCTATGGCTTCTGTTCTTTCTGCAATTAATGTTGCAGATGATTACTTCAAGGCTTATGAGAATGTAATTAACTTGAACAAGGATCTCAAAGCTGCAAATGAGGAGATTGAAAGATTAAAGGAAGAAAACCGAAGGTTGACCAATGAAAATGCAATTGTTAGCAATAAAAACACAAACTTTCAGTTAGAGCTTGCTAAAAGAGAAGCAGAGCTGAGTGAGGTAAGGAATTCGTTGGATAAGATTACAAATGCCCGGCTTTAA
- a CDS encoding glycoside hydrolase family 48 protein, producing MKKTAIFLLVFSLLTASMPAASVSAATESYKDRFNAMYEDIHDSSNGYFDSEGIPYHSVETMCVEAPDYGHESTSEAASYYAWLEAMNGNLNGKWDGLTEAWRVVDKYFIPSETTQTGMDKYKPSAPGGFANEYDLPDNYPAMTDNTAVGSDPIHQELVSAYNTYAMYGMHWLVDADNWYGYGGTGQNCTFINTYQRGPQESCFETVPHPSIENFTYGGTQGYADLFIGGSTVPKWAFTIASDADGRLIQVQYWADKWADKQGTSLSTLNAKAAKLGDYLRYSMFDKYFMKIGAQGKTPGSGYSSCHYLMAWYYAWGGGAKGDWSWKIGCSHSHWGYQAPLAAYALANVSDFKPKSTNGAKDWASSYQRQLELYTYLQSNQGAIAGGVTNSLRGQYKTYPAGSSTFYDMIYTEAPVYEDPPSNQWFGMQAWSMQRMCEVYYETGNEMAKALCDKWIAWAEPECKVSGDTWQVPSTLKWSGQPDKWTGTRSNNTNLNVEILNYGNDIGVTGSTANAFLFYDQATQKWNGDTALGKKAADKALSMLNVVWDTCRDDKGVGHEETNGSLSRIFTQTVYIPSGWTGKMPNGDVIKSGIKFIDIRSKYKQDPWYEGIKAQDPNDESTFYKFTLHRFWHEVDYSVALGVAAMFGYDSPTPTGLKGDVDLDGAANSIDFGKMRLCLLGKSPAFTGQALDNADLNDDGAFNSIDFGYMRKKLLSQN from the coding sequence ATGAAAAAAACGGCTATATTTTTATTGGTTTTTTCATTATTAACGGCATCTATGCCAGCTGCTTCAGTTAGTGCAGCTACTGAAAGTTACAAAGACAGATTTAATGCGATGTATGAGGACATACATGATTCATCAAATGGATACTTTGATTCAGAGGGTATACCTTACCACTCTGTTGAAACAATGTGTGTTGAAGCTCCTGACTACGGTCATGAATCAACATCTGAAGCTGCAAGTTACTATGCTTGGCTTGAAGCTATGAACGGTAACCTCAATGGTAAATGGGATGGATTGACTGAAGCATGGAGAGTAGTAGATAAATACTTTATTCCATCAGAAACAACTCAGACAGGTATGGATAAATATAAACCATCAGCACCTGGAGGTTTTGCTAATGAGTATGATCTTCCAGACAACTATCCAGCTATGACAGATAACACAGCTGTTGGATCAGACCCTATACATCAGGAACTTGTTTCAGCGTATAATACTTATGCAATGTATGGTATGCACTGGTTGGTAGACGCTGATAACTGGTATGGTTACGGCGGAACTGGTCAAAATTGTACATTTATAAACACTTATCAAAGAGGACCACAAGAATCATGTTTCGAAACAGTGCCTCATCCATCAATTGAGAACTTTACATATGGTGGAACACAGGGATATGCAGACCTCTTTATTGGAGGAAGTACAGTTCCAAAGTGGGCGTTCACTATCGCATCTGATGCTGACGGACGTTTAATACAGGTACAGTACTGGGCAGATAAATGGGCAGATAAACAAGGTACTAGCTTAAGCACTCTTAATGCAAAAGCTGCTAAATTGGGTGACTACTTAAGATATTCAATGTTTGACAAATACTTCATGAAAATCGGAGCACAAGGCAAGACTCCTGGATCAGGATATAGTTCATGTCACTACCTCATGGCTTGGTACTATGCTTGGGGTGGCGGTGCAAAGGGTGACTGGTCATGGAAGATAGGATGTAGCCATTCTCACTGGGGTTATCAAGCTCCTTTGGCAGCATACGCTTTGGCTAATGTATCAGATTTCAAACCAAAATCAACAAATGGTGCTAAAGACTGGGCATCAAGTTATCAGAGACAGTTGGAACTTTATACATACCTACAATCAAATCAAGGTGCTATAGCAGGTGGTGTTACAAATTCATTACGTGGACAATATAAGACTTATCCAGCTGGATCGTCAACATTCTACGATATGATTTATACTGAAGCTCCTGTTTATGAGGATCCACCAAGTAATCAATGGTTCGGTATGCAAGCTTGGTCAATGCAACGTATGTGTGAAGTTTATTACGAAACAGGAAATGAAATGGCTAAAGCACTTTGTGACAAGTGGATAGCATGGGCTGAGCCTGAATGTAAAGTATCAGGAGATACATGGCAAGTACCTTCAACATTGAAATGGTCAGGTCAACCTGATAAATGGACAGGAACAAGATCAAATAACACAAACCTCAATGTTGAGATATTGAATTATGGTAATGATATAGGTGTTACAGGTTCAACTGCAAATGCATTCTTGTTCTATGATCAAGCTACTCAGAAGTGGAACGGTGATACTGCATTAGGTAAGAAAGCAGCAGATAAGGCGCTTTCAATGTTGAATGTGGTTTGGGATACTTGCCGTGATGATAAAGGTGTTGGCCATGAAGAAACAAATGGTTCACTCAGCCGTATATTTACACAGACAGTATACATTCCATCAGGTTGGACTGGAAAGATGCCTAATGGTGATGTAATTAAGTCAGGCATTAAGTTCATAGACATTCGTTCAAAATACAAACAGGATCCATGGTATGAAGGAATTAAGGCTCAGGATCCTAATGATGAGAGCACTTTCTATAAATTTACTCTCCACAGATTCTGGCATGAAGTTGACTACTCAGTCGCTTTAGGTGTAGCTGCAATGTTTGGTTACGACAGTCCTACCCCTACTGGATTGAAGGGTGACGTAGATCTTGACGGAGCTGCTAATTCAATCGACTTTGGTAAAATGAGATTGTGTTTACTTGGAAAGTCACCAGCTTTCACAGGTCAAGCTTTAGATAATGCTGATCTTAATGATGATGGTGCTTTCAACTCAATCGACTTTGGTTATATGAGAAAGAAATTACTCTCACAAAATTAA
- a CDS encoding anti-sigma-I factor RsgI family protein — MNNLGVIYEIKNDKAIILTRNSNFIMLNRREDMFLGQQIAFDEKDIYRPVKNIYKYVSIAASIAAVFVLLFTFFRFAPVSTAVFGYVTVDINPSLEFCIDKNYVVLKAIALNDDAAKLIEGLEVKNKTIDSALIEIIKQSKNYGYIKTGEKTDVLISAALNNAKRDNTDSDTNKSKLDRLLDEIGKEIYGYDSNITGIMLRGTSFERKTAQKYDVSMGKYCLLLKAREQGIDISIDELNAMKVSDLIKEIDMESEESKTPIITAEPRNTMLPEDTRSTLINKQTFLPAATPKSGVTPAALLSTKPALPGKTAKSGVEKTFIPQALPTSTPSNTVPVQSIKGGNTKSLKIKHYSDDHNASTQGIRWDFVIENTGHETIDLRDVKVRYYFKEETDKTINFGAYFYSLGDEKSDVHGNVYKLAGMDNANRYLEVTFDKGSILSGETAWVFGVITREDWSKFSQNDDYSFNPEAKTFCDWNKMTAFISDKLVWGIEPK, encoded by the coding sequence ATGAATAATCTTGGAGTTATATATGAAATAAAGAATGATAAGGCAATTATTTTAACCCGCAATAGCAATTTTATAATGCTAAACAGACGCGAAGATATGTTTTTAGGCCAGCAGATAGCATTTGACGAAAAAGATATTTACAGGCCAGTAAAGAACATTTATAAATATGTTTCCATTGCTGCAAGCATAGCTGCTGTATTTGTTTTGCTTTTTACGTTCTTCCGCTTTGCGCCTGTGAGCACTGCTGTATTTGGGTATGTGACTGTTGACATTAATCCAAGTTTGGAGTTTTGCATTGATAAGAATTATGTAGTGTTGAAGGCAATTGCTCTTAATGATGATGCAGCAAAGCTGATTGAAGGTCTTGAAGTTAAGAACAAGACAATCGACAGCGCTTTAATAGAAATTATTAAACAGTCAAAGAATTATGGCTATATCAAGACAGGTGAAAAAACTGACGTGCTGATCTCTGCTGCGTTAAATAATGCAAAGAGGGATAATACTGATTCGGATACTAATAAGTCAAAACTGGATAGATTATTGGATGAAATCGGGAAAGAGATATACGGGTATGATAGTAATATTACCGGCATAATGCTTCGAGGGACCTCTTTTGAAAGAAAGACGGCTCAAAAGTATGATGTCTCAATGGGAAAATACTGCCTGCTTCTTAAAGCCAGGGAACAGGGAATAGATATATCGATAGATGAATTAAACGCTATGAAAGTTTCAGATTTAATTAAAGAAATTGATATGGAAAGTGAAGAGTCAAAAACTCCAATTATTACGGCAGAACCGCGAAATACAATGCTGCCTGAGGATACACGATCGACTTTGATCAATAAACAAACATTCTTACCAGCAGCGACACCAAAGTCTGGGGTTACGCCAGCAGCACTGTTATCAACCAAACCTGCGTTACCGGGAAAGACAGCTAAATCTGGCGTGGAAAAGACATTTATACCTCAAGCATTGCCGACCTCAACACCTTCAAACACTGTGCCCGTTCAAAGCATAAAGGGTGGCAACACAAAAAGTCTAAAAATCAAACATTACAGTGATGATCACAATGCTTCTACCCAAGGGATTCGTTGGGATTTTGTAATTGAGAATACAGGTCATGAGACAATTGATCTGAGAGATGTTAAAGTAAGATACTATTTTAAAGAAGAAACCGATAAAACTATAAACTTTGGAGCTTACTTCTATAGCTTGGGGGATGAAAAGTCTGATGTCCATGGCAATGTTTATAAGCTTGCAGGAATGGATAATGCAAATAGATACCTTGAAGTAACATTTGATAAAGGAAGTATTTTATCAGGCGAAACAGCATGGGTTTTTGGGGTGATAACACGAGAAGATTGGAGCAAATTTAGCCAGAATGATGATTATTCGTTTAACCCCGAAGCCAAGACATTTTGTGATTGGAATAAGATGACTGCGTTTATTTCCGATAAGCTTGTATGGGGAATTGAGCCTAAATGA
- the sigI gene encoding RNA polymerase sigma-I factor, which translates to MDVRNLLNFNKNKVMDKTSNDEFISTLKQIKEGDRLLREDFLSRYTPFMLKAASKVAGRYVDIKNSDEYSIALSAFNEAIDCYDMTKNYNFLLFSEHVIRKRLIDHMRKNKRNKELPFSYFENDDEILENYTIFGSNIGFEDVEVREDIIEYKEALADFDITFMDLIANAPKHEDSRKLCIRIAKVLADDEELFRLLQKYKNIPRSELKKKAKVHSRTIGNHRKYIIALCLILRSNLELSKSYLSLTEKGGS; encoded by the coding sequence TTGGATGTCCGAAATCTTTTAAACTTTAACAAAAATAAAGTTATGGATAAAACTTCTAACGACGAGTTCATTTCCACATTAAAACAGATCAAGGAAGGCGACAGACTATTAAGAGAAGACTTTTTATCCAGATACACTCCTTTCATGTTGAAAGCTGCATCAAAAGTTGCAGGTAGATATGTAGATATAAAAAATAGTGATGAGTACAGTATTGCACTATCGGCATTTAATGAAGCAATAGATTGCTATGACATGACAAAAAACTATAACTTCCTTTTGTTTAGTGAACATGTTATAAGAAAACGGCTTATTGACCATATGAGAAAGAATAAGAGAAACAAGGAACTTCCGTTTTCATACTTTGAGAACGACGATGAGATACTTGAAAATTATACAATCTTTGGTTCGAATATCGGTTTTGAAGATGTTGAGGTAAGAGAAGATATTATTGAGTATAAGGAAGCTTTGGCAGATTTTGATATAACTTTTATGGACTTGATAGCTAATGCGCCAAAGCATGAAGATTCAAGAAAACTGTGTATAAGAATTGCAAAAGTTCTTGCAGATGACGAAGAGTTATTTCGGTTATTGCAAAAGTACAAGAATATTCCGAGATCTGAGCTGAAGAAGAAGGCCAAGGTGCACAGCAGAACAATAGGAAATCATAGAAAGTATATTATTGCTCTGTGCTTGATTTTAAGAAGTAATCTTGAACTTTCCAAGAGTTACTTAAGTCTTACAGAGAAAGGAGGAAGCTGA
- a CDS encoding dockerin type I domain-containing protein, producing the protein MKGKVWSLLKLATCAVLIISTTVLGTVSAEPQSVPYEWGNVKISGGGGYVCGIVYNPGEKGLVYARTDMGGAYIRNKQTLEWEPITDWVSPDEWNLLGCESIATDPVDTKRVYIAAGTYTNSWTSMNGYILRSSDYGKTWERTELPFKMGGNMPGRSVGERLMVDPNSNNILYFAARSGKGLWKSTDYGKTWAQVSSFTNVGNYVEDPNYEYSSDNLGLCFVTFDSAKGTKGIPTKDIYVGVADKKNPLYVSHDAGATWKPVDGQPTESTFTQHNSKALKIGIPHHGVISSKGILYVTYCDRGGPYQSDDGAVYKYDTNTGVWTDITPPSDYNWDGSPKHENWYGYSGLSIDAQNPDTLLVTSLQSWWPDNYIFRSTDAGATWDPIWKWGDSYPSRNMKYTMDISKAPWLTFGKKINAASGGMVTGSDIVDNPAPKLGWMMNAIAIDPFNSNEMMYGTGATIYGTKNLTDWDNGKFVNIEVMATGIEETAVLSLICPPIEGVELISGVGDICGFVHKDLKAGPEMMMTTPRFTSTTGLDYAELNPKIMVRVGNTDKEQYEMVKKSVAVSEDGGATWSEAQPNISYTFPATNADDIVQGGTVAVSADGSTFVWSPSTSQGVVCYVNGGWKAVSTLPAGANICSDRVNPKVFYAYAKNTFYVSNDGGQTFEAVKTDLKPYSAKIKAVPGKEGHVWIPGPSEGLFCTTDGGKTIEKVDGITRSDVVGFGKAKAGEDYLAIYICGETDGLYAVYRSDDMAKSWVRVNDDQHQYGSINYSITGDLRVYGRVFVATNGRGIVYGEPTSGSIIQTPTPTRTSVVTPTPTTTSNYIVGDVNGDGAFNSLDFGIMRQYLLGSVKNIPATGDVNGDGSINSIDFGYMKQKLLGFITVFPK; encoded by the coding sequence ATGAAAGGAAAAGTATGGAGTTTGCTTAAGCTTGCAACTTGTGCGGTACTTATTATAAGCACAACGGTATTGGGTACAGTTTCTGCGGAACCACAAAGTGTGCCATATGAATGGGGTAATGTTAAAATTAGCGGCGGTGGCGGATATGTTTGCGGAATTGTTTATAACCCTGGTGAGAAGGGTCTTGTTTATGCCCGTACCGACATGGGCGGGGCATATATAAGAAATAAGCAAACATTAGAGTGGGAGCCTATTACTGACTGGGTATCGCCGGATGAATGGAATCTGCTCGGATGTGAAAGTATAGCTACTGATCCAGTCGATACAAAAAGAGTTTATATTGCAGCAGGTACATATACAAATAGCTGGACATCAATGAATGGCTATATTCTACGCTCCAGCGATTACGGAAAAACATGGGAGAGAACAGAATTACCTTTCAAAATGGGTGGAAATATGCCGGGACGTTCGGTTGGTGAACGTTTGATGGTTGATCCTAACAGTAATAACATACTGTATTTTGCAGCAAGAAGCGGTAAAGGCTTGTGGAAAAGTACCGATTATGGTAAAACATGGGCGCAGGTTAGCAGCTTCACAAATGTCGGAAATTATGTTGAAGATCCGAATTATGAATATTCATCTGATAATTTGGGATTGTGTTTTGTAACTTTTGATTCAGCAAAGGGTACTAAAGGTATACCAACAAAGGACATTTATGTAGGTGTTGCTGATAAAAAGAATCCTCTGTATGTCAGCCATGATGCAGGTGCAACGTGGAAGCCGGTTGATGGACAGCCTACAGAAAGTACTTTTACACAGCACAATAGTAAAGCCTTGAAGATTGGTATACCTCACCATGGGGTTATAAGCAGTAAAGGAATTTTATACGTCACATATTGTGACAGAGGTGGTCCTTATCAGTCTGATGACGGTGCAGTCTATAAATATGATACAAATACAGGTGTATGGACAGATATAACGCCTCCTTCAGACTATAACTGGGATGGTTCACCAAAACATGAAAACTGGTACGGATATTCCGGATTAAGTATTGATGCACAAAATCCTGACACACTTTTAGTTACATCACTTCAGTCATGGTGGCCGGATAACTATATTTTCCGTTCAACTGATGCAGGCGCAACATGGGATCCAATATGGAAATGGGGCGATTCGTATCCATCAAGAAATATGAAATATACTATGGATATTTCAAAAGCACCCTGGCTTACATTTGGGAAAAAGATAAATGCTGCAAGCGGCGGCATGGTAACAGGCAGCGATATAGTTGATAATCCCGCACCAAAACTTGGTTGGATGATGAATGCTATTGCGATTGATCCATTTAATTCCAATGAAATGATGTATGGTACAGGTGCTACTATTTACGGTACAAAAAATTTGACAGATTGGGATAATGGTAAATTTGTAAATATTGAAGTTATGGCAACAGGAATTGAAGAAACTGCAGTCTTAAGTCTAATATGTCCACCAATTGAAGGTGTAGAGCTAATAAGTGGCGTTGGTGATATCTGTGGATTCGTACATAAAGATTTAAAAGCAGGTCCGGAGATGATGATGACAACTCCTAGATTTACAAGCACTACAGGTCTGGATTACGCAGAGCTAAATCCTAAAATCATGGTAAGGGTTGGTAATACCGATAAAGAACAATACGAAATGGTCAAAAAGAGTGTTGCTGTTTCAGAAGATGGTGGTGCAACATGGTCGGAAGCTCAGCCCAATATTAGCTATACATTCCCTGCAACTAATGCTGATGACATTGTACAGGGGGGGACTGTAGCAGTGTCTGCTGATGGTTCTACATTTGTCTGGTCACCGAGCACAAGCCAGGGAGTTGTTTGTTATGTAAATGGTGGATGGAAAGCTGTCAGTACACTTCCGGCAGGTGCAAATATTTGTTCAGACAGAGTTAATCCCAAAGTATTCTATGCATATGCAAAAAATACTTTCTATGTAAGTAATGATGGTGGTCAAACATTTGAAGCTGTAAAGACGGACCTAAAGCCATATTCTGCTAAAATCAAAGCTGTTCCTGGTAAGGAAGGTCATGTTTGGATTCCAGGTCCTTCGGAAGGTCTTTTTTGCACAACTGACGGCGGTAAAACGATAGAGAAGGTTGATGGCATCACAAGATCTGACGTAGTTGGATTTGGTAAAGCCAAAGCTGGAGAAGATTATCTTGCTATTTATATCTGCGGTGAAACAGATGGTCTATATGCTGTCTACCGTTCTGACGATATGGCAAAAAGTTGGGTGAGAGTAAATGACGACCAGCACCAATATGGTTCTATAAACTACTCAATTACAGGAGATCTAAGAGTTTATGGGCGTGTTTTTGTTGCAACAAACGGGAGAGGTATTGTATATGGAGAACCAACATCAGGCTCTATAATACAAACACCAACGCCAACTAGAACTTCTGTTGTTACACCAACACCTACAACTACATCAAATTATATTGTTGGTGATGTCAACGGCGACGGAGCGTTTAATTCACTTGATTTTGGTATTATGAGACAATATTTACTTGGAAGTGTAAAAAATATACCTGCAACTGGTGATGTTAACGGCGATGGTTCTATAAATTCAATAGACTTTGGATATATGAAGCAGAAATTACTTGGGTTTATAACTGTGTTTCCAAAATAA